Genomic window (Bacillota bacterium):
CGCGAAGAAGTATGTCTTCCTGGACCTGAAGTTCCACGATATCCCGAACACCGTGGCCGGGGCGGCCCGTTCGGCCGCCGGCCTGGGGGTGGCCATGTTCAACGTCCACGCCCATGGGGGTTCGGCGATGATGGGCGCGGCCGCCGAAGCCGTGAGCGGGCTGGGTGAGTCCGACCGCCCGCTGGTCATCGGGGTCACCGTCCTGACCAGCCTGGATCAGGGGGCCCTGGAAGAGGTCGGGGTGACCCGACCCCTCGACCGGCAGGTCCTGGCCATGGCCGCCCTGGCCCACCGGGCCGGGCTGGACGGGGTGGTCGCCTCGCCGCGCGAGGCTTCGGCCATAAAAGCCAAGGAGGGGCAGGGTTTCGTGGCCGTGACCCCGGGGGTCCGGCCGCTCTGGAGTGTCGGCGGGGACGACCAGAGGCGGGTCCTGACCCCGGGTGACGCGGTCCGCGCCGGGGCCGACTATCTAGTCGTCGGCCGGCCGATCACCGGCGCCGCCGACCCGCGGGAAGCGGCGTCCAGAGTCATCGAAGAGATCAAGGCCGCCGAGGCGGCGGCCGAGGAGGAGCGGTAGTGAGACCAGAAGAAGTCATCGCCATCTTCAAGCAGACCGGGGTCCTGATGGAGGGGCACTTCCTCCTGACCTCGGGCAAGCATAGCCCCCAGTTCCTGCAGTGCTCGCAGGCCCTGCAGTTTCCGGAGGTCGGCGGGCAGTTGGGGAGGGGTGTGGCCGACCTGTTCGCCGGCGACCAAGTCGAGACGGTCATCGGGCCGGCCATGGGCGGGGTCATCCTGGCCTACGAAATCGCCCGGGCCTTGGGGGCCCGGGCGATCTACGCCGAGAAAGCGGAGGGCGGAGGATTCACTTTGCGTCGGGGCTTTACCCTCCGGCCTGGGGAGAGGGTCCTGGCCGTAGAGGACGCCCTGACCACTGGCGGGTCGGTCCGCCAGGTGCTCGAACTGGTCGGCCGATTGGGGGCGACGCCGGTCGGGGTGGGTGCCCTGATCGACCGCAGCGGCGGGCAGGTCGACCTGGGGGTTCCCCTGCGGGCCCTGGTCAACCTGAAGATCGAGGCTTACGACCCGGGCGACTGCCCGCTCTGCCGGGCCGGTCTGGCCATCACCCGTCCGAAGGGGGCTCCGACGGTCTGACCGACGCCGGCTTGAGCCGTTCCACCTGGGCCGGCTCGGGATTGACGAAGACCGTGTGGTGATGGTCGTAGATGACCATTCCCGGGCGGGCCCCGGAGGGCTTGCGGACGCGGTTCTTGGTGGTGTA
Coding sequences:
- the pyrE gene encoding orotate phosphoribosyltransferase, whose translation is MRPEEVIAIFKQTGVLMEGHFLLTSGKHSPQFLQCSQALQFPEVGGQLGRGVADLFAGDQVETVIGPAMGGVILAYEIARALGARAIYAEKAEGGGFTLRRGFTLRPGERVLAVEDALTTGGSVRQVLELVGRLGATPVGVGALIDRSGGQVDLGVPLRALVNLKIEAYDPGDCPLCRAGLAITRPKGAPTV
- the pyrF gene encoding orotidine-5'-phosphate decarboxylase, coding for AKKYVFLDLKFHDIPNTVAGAARSAAGLGVAMFNVHAHGGSAMMGAAAEAVSGLGESDRPLVIGVTVLTSLDQGALEEVGVTRPLDRQVLAMAALAHRAGLDGVVASPREASAIKAKEGQGFVAVTPGVRPLWSVGGDDQRRVLTPGDAVRAGADYLVVGRPITGAADPREAASRVIEEIKAAEAAAEEER